Part of the Candidatus Glassbacteria bacterium genome, CGTGGACGAGAGCGGTAAAAAAATCGGCCGGGCCACGCGAGCAGAGGTCCACAGCGACCCCTCGGGGGTTGAGGATAACACGAGAAAGATGTTCATTTGTGCGCGTGGTAAATTATATTATGTATATAATACTTGAAAGGCCTAGTGCCGCCCCTATAATTAATAGGAAGGGCTTACGCGCTTAGTTGATTAAGGAGGTATGAGATGAAAAAGATAAGTTTTTTGTTCGCCTTCTTTATGGTCTTACATGTGAATTCTCTTGAAGCACAAATAGCAGGTAAAAGATGGTTCGCCGAGATCTCCGCAGGGGGCGGTAAAATTTACGGTCCTGTATTAATGGAAAAATTTGACTTGAGAAATACACTCTCCCTGGAATTAGGGTATATGCTGACTGACAACATCGGCCTTATTCCCGTTGCTGTTTCATTTGACAGGTTCAGCGGATTTGAAGGTTTTTTTGGAGATAGCATCCGCTCCAGCGTAGTTGAATTTAGAAGAAGGGAAAGTAAGATTAGCCCTTACAGTCAGATTAGCTGGCCTCCTCTTTCTCCACCTGAATCTATAACCGCCACCCGGATCAGGATGAAAAGTTTTTCATACAGCCCCGGTCTGTTATTTGTGATCCCGGCTTCAGCGGAGTTAAGAGGATATGCCAGGCTTGGCGTTATCTACAACAGCAGCAGACTTTATATTGAGAATACAATTACCGGCAATGATAATTTCGGATTAAAAGGCCCCCATAAACAGTCCTCTAAAAATCCGGGTTATTATTTGGGAGGGGGTATTGAATACGTTCTTTGGCGGAGATATGCACTAAATGGATCTGGCTCATATACTCACATATTCACCGGGCGAAAGGGCGGGAACCCTGAAATCGATTCCCTGGACGATTTGGAGTTTTATTTTGCCGGGACCAGGAATGAAGGATTGAAACTGACCTCTTATCCGGGATCCAGGGACACGAAAATATTTCAGTTCAGGGGTGGCTTAAAAATCTATTTCGGGCTTTAGAAATTTATTTATCGCAAAGTCTGAATTAAGAGAATTCAAGCCATCCAGGAAAAGTCTAACCGCGGATATACAGCAGCAGGGCCAGGATATCGCTCAGCCCGTAACGGCCGTCGCGGTTGAAATCCAGCGCCGGGTCCGAGGGCTGGCGCACAGCCATCACTACCAATGCCACCAGGTCCGCCAGCTCCAGCACCCCGTTGCCGTCGTAGTCCCCGCGCAACGTCTGCTGAACCGGGATGAAACTGACCTCGGTGCGTGCGCCGGGGTCCCCGGCCAGCCGCAGCACGCCCACCGGCAGGACAATCTCGACAGCGCCCGACAGCGAGTCTTCGCTAAAGGACGGCTGGGCCGCCTGCACGGTATCGTCGATAACTTCGATCACTGCAACAAACGTGTAGCTCTCGCCGCTCGATTCGCTGACCGTAACTTCGGCGCGCCCCACCCCGAACTCAGGCGCCGGGCTGGGCGGCGGATACGACTGGACGCCCAGCCTGTAGGCCGGGACAGTGTCGATCACCGCGTTTTCCGGGGCCAGCACTGTCACCACCGCTTTCCCGCCGCCGTCGCTGACCGTAAAGCGCCGCTCCTCGAGAACCGGGGCCACGGTGTAATGCCAGATCACGGCGGGCAGGTAAGTTGTATCGGCCATCCGCACGTTGTCCACCACCACCAGGTACCGCCCGCCGATCCAGGCCAGCTCGCGGACCACCCTGTTGAACAGGCCGCTCTGATAGGCCGAGGAAAACTCGGCGGCCGTATAGGCCCAGGTCCCGTTGTCGCGGTAGTCCAGCAGGCCGCCGGTTTCGTTGACCGGGTTCGCCAGATAGCTTTGCAGGGAGGCTTCGCTCTGGTTGCTGAAAATCCGCTGACTGCCCAGGAAACCGGCGCTGGCCGGGTCGATTGCGCGGATCGTGTTATGGGCCATTGAGGTCCGGTAGTACTCCATACGGTGCGAGCCGCTGAACGAATCGTAGTACCCGCTCTCGATCAGCAGGGGTCGATGGCGGAACACTTCCAGATGCCCCTGGTCGAAATGGCCGTGATTGCCGAAATAGTTGCCGCACTTAAAGAAGACGAACGATTCGCCCTCGTCCCAGCCCGTGCGCCAGATCACCATCCCGGTACCGTCGGGGCTGAACATTTCCCGTCCCGGCAACCCGCGGAAGGTCACTCCGCGGTCATCGGCGTCCCACCACAGGAACACGTTGTAGGCGTTGCCCTCTTCCACAACCCGGTCGTCGCGCTGGAGAGCCTGGGTCTCGAAAATATAGTGCAGGTAGTTTCTGCCGATCGGCTCATCGTAGGCGAACGCCCGCTCGCCGATTACCCGGAACGTGAACCGCTCACTGGTGCGGCGGTAATTGTCCCCGTAGCGCACGAACAGGCTGTCCGGCTGGCGGGCGTGGATCAGGAACAGCACCTCTCGCCAGGCCCAGTCGCCCTGGTTGACACGCACATCGGCCCACTTGTCCTCGCCGGTGGCCGAATACCAGGCGCTCATGAAATGGCCGGTGTGCCACATGGTGTAGCGGCGCCCATAGGCCAGGCTGTTGTGCACGGTACCGTCCTGCAACCGGCGGCCCGGAAACAGGTGATGGGTGAAAATCGAGTCCGCCCACTGGATATAATCCTGTGCATTCGCGTGGTGCCCGTCGATAGCCAGTCCCGCCATCGCCACGCCGATAGCGAACCCCGGCATGCGGGTATGGAAGATATGCGCGCCCTGGTTGATATACTCGCTCCTGAGATAAGAAGCCCCCGCTGCGAGACTGGCAATCACTTCCTGCTTTATTTCATCGGTGAACAACGGGTGGTGATACAGCCAGTCGAACGCCATCGCAGCCCACATCACCAGCTCCCCATCGGTGGTGGTGTGATCGAAAGCGAACGGCGCGCGCAGCATGGAAATGCACTGTTCGGCCGCCGCAGAGTCGCCGGTGAGGCAGGCCTTGAGCGCATAGTTGCAGGCGCTGTAGGTAAGACGGTTCCTGTAGGCTGAGTAGCGGGGGTCGTCGTAGCGGCTGCGCAGCTCGGCGGTGGTGATCGAACGTTCGCCCCAGGCGCTGTCGCGGAAAAACAGGCGGGGGTGTCCCTGGAAAATCTCGGCCGCGAATCCTTGCGATAGACAGGCGGCGGCCAGGATTAAAGAAAAGGTCAACCTGACTGTACGAGGCAATACAACGCCCTCCTTGCTGACGACTATCCTGATAACTATCAATCCATTACGGACCATGCTTAAACGTTTACTTGACCAAGACCATCTTGCGCATCCGGCTCTCGCCGCCGGCATTCAGGCGGTAGAAATACACGCCGCTGCCCTGGGGCCGTCCGCTGTTGTCGGTGCCGTCCCAGTACACCTGGTAGAACCCCGGTTCCCGGACAGTGTTTTCCAGTACGCGCACCAGCCGGCCGCGGATATCGAATATCTCGAGGCGGACGAGCAGCGGATCGCCGCCGGGAACACCGTAGGAGATCGTAGTCGATGGGTTGAACGGGTTGGGATGGTTCTGGGCCAGAGTTACCGCTCCGGGGAGTTTCGCCGCTCCCAGCAGTGATTCCAGCAGACTCGTCTCGCTGTCGGTGAGCCCCAGTTTTTCGATTTCCGCCAGCAGATAACGGCGGGCTTCGGGACTGATATCCCCGAACCGGTTTTTGTCATACGGAACACCAGCCAGGACAGCTCCTCCCTCGCTGCGGATACGCAGCAGCAGAGCGATCACGTCACGCAGAGAGTAGCGGCCATCATCGTTATAGTCTGCGCGGGTGTTGAACGGATCGCGCAAGCCCAGC contains:
- a CDS encoding outer membrane beta-barrel protein, coding for MKKISFLFAFFMVLHVNSLEAQIAGKRWFAEISAGGGKIYGPVLMEKFDLRNTLSLELGYMLTDNIGLIPVAVSFDRFSGFEGFFGDSIRSSVVEFRRRESKISPYSQISWPPLSPPESITATRIRMKSFSYSPGLLFVIPASAELRGYARLGVIYNSSRLYIENTITGNDNFGLKGPHKQSSKNPGYYLGGGIEYVLWRRYALNGSGSYTHIFTGRKGGNPEIDSLDDLEFYFAGTRNEGLKLTSYPGSRDTKIFQFRGGLKIYFGL